Sequence from the Cucumis sativus cultivar 9930 chromosome 1, Cucumber_9930_V3, whole genome shotgun sequence genome:
cttgttttgaaactttttaatcCCTGTTCTTTAGCTTTCACCTCGCTTTTGCCTTATTTGgattttactttgttttaatAGGAGTTTCCatgtaatatttgatttaCTATTGGATATGATGGGGACGCTAAGGAgatgtcaacctagttgagatgtccacGTGCACCTCCGGATCCTATTTTTggcttctttatttttcctcgATATATAATTCTCTTATACTTTGAGTTCTATTTAATAACGAAGCTTGTCtcctttaatatatatgtatataattttttttttttttgaaaaggagacaagcttctttattattaataaactcaatGTACAAGAGATCTATACGATGAAAATAATAGGGAAGCCAAGAAatgggggagagagagaggatcAGCAGGTGCAcccagacatctcaactaggttgacacccccatagcaccctcatcatatccaaaatacaaagaaaagaccAAAGTATAAGAACAATACTAAGGTCATGAAAAGATCAAAGTAACAACTAAATTAACAACAGAAGCTACCTACGATAGACAAAAGCAAGgctgaaaagtaaaaacataATGGCAGACACAATttgggggagagagagagatgttTACACACAGTTAACTTATCCTAGTAGTGAATCTCtagtgattaaaaaaaatattttctttttattttttaataaacaaaaaaataaaaataaaataaatcttacTGAATATCAagactttgaattttttcacTCCTCTGATTTAAATTAATGCCTCCAATTCCATCACTTTCTCTAAAAAGTCCATCTGATCCTCCAAAGAATGCATCAAAAATGTCAAAGGGATCGACCTAAAAGAATTCCATaaacaatttatatatgtatataatttggtaaattattttaaataacaaaacttctgaaaatatttacaaatataacaaaatatcacaacctATCTGTGATAGACCACGATAGACCAAGATAAACTACTATCTATGTCTATCTTGATTTATCGTGgtctatattttgtaaaacttttggttcattttgctatatcaGAAAATAGCTCATATATAATTTCACCAATGCCGCAAATGCTAGCAATAATCTTACCCCTCGTGAATCACGACTCATTACACCATAGTCTCCATGCACACCTGCCTCGCTGAGTTGATCATATAAAGATCTTTTCTCATCATCTGATAGAACCTATACAACCACTCCATTATCACATGAATGCAAAGAAATGCAGgatcattatttttctttttctttttcttttttattttaaacaagaaacaaaactttgaattgaattaatgaAGAGAGATTAATGCTAAATCGTTTCTAATTTCACATAggagtgaaaaaaaatcataaagcACAAAAAACTATCAATTACAAGTGAGCAAGAAAATCAGCAAATGACTTAGAAAAAGAACAccagaaagagaaaaaaggggTATGCTCTCTCCTCTCTCATTTCCcctcctttccttttctcctaTCCAAGCTTTCATCCATTCTTAGCCTCCTCTATTTTGGCCTTTTTTTCCAAGGGAAACAAAACTGTAATTGATATAATCTTTGatctcaaataaattaattctttGATGATAAAAAAACCCGCTTTTATTCACTAACAATTTgagtgttttaaaaagtttgttgTGTAGAGCTCAAAACATGACGTGTGGATGGTCAATAGTTAACATGCTGATGTGGCACTTCTAGCAGTCAAAATTGATGTCATGACATATGGCATGGTGACATCTGGGCATGTGGACCAATAAGATTTTGACACATCCCAATCAAGTGCAAACACGTGGCAGCCAACtactagtttttctttttaaacacaaaCGAGTCCCTTCATTGAATTAATCCAAAAAATCTTAGTCAATCTTCTAGAGAGACAAACTGTGAAACCGATCAAGCAGAGATACTTGTTGTGGAAAAGTGATGATATCCTAGAGGAAGATTTCAATAACCTGTGGCTTTCAACAAAATTGTTCCTTTTTGACGAATGGAAGGACATCTCAACATTCCTAGAAGATTTGTTCCAAGTTAAAATCAATATCAACCCATTATTTGCAGACAAAGCCATTATTAAAGTTACCCAgggaagttttctttttttaaaacagagacaaaaacttctttattaataagaactcTAAGTACAAGAGATTTATACAAAGATagcaataaagaagaaaaagaaagggggaACCTATAGGATCAGGAAGCACacccggacatctcaactacATTGACACCTCCATAGCGTCAATCATCATATCCCgagaaagaaaacatcaaaGCAACACAAAAAGCCAACAGAGGAGCAACTTAATAACAATCAGCCTATTACAAGGAACcagaaaaaattgtaaaaaatgaaCAGAAAGTTCagaaaaaacccaaaaaaaacaatacaatctcaaaataaaaataaacaagatcGAGCcttcaaatcttcaaaaactgCAACAGAGAAAATGAATCAGCAATGATTAGGCTTGATTAAGAAAAGCATTCCAATTAAGGTAAATATCTTGAATGGAATAATTAGCGAACTCCTTTTTTAATGAACACCAAGCTGCAGCATTAAGATCTACTGCACGCATAATTTCTGCTCTTTGCCTTGTTTTATCATGGAAGATACGTTGATTTTGCTCAAACCATTACTCTAATAGTAAAGCTTTTGACAAATTTACCCAAATGATGCGAGATTTTTTGGGTAAAATCTGACCCGACAGCAGCTGATCCAAATTTGCGCCTAGAGAGCGATCAAAAGTTCAAACTAATTTGAACATGGAGAAAATCCTTTCCCAGCCAAAAGAAGAGATGGGACAGATCAAGAACATATGATAAAGGATCTCCCTAGCCTTCAAGGATCTTCCTAGTATTTTGAAAGAACCTTCGCAACTACCTTGTATGTTAAGGTAGTAAGGCCGATTGCACGAAAATCCTTGACTAGTCACGATCTCCTTTTTCTACCCTAAACAAATGACATTTTCTTGAATGCAAGCGTTTAATCTTCCGCTCTTGTGGAAATCATCCATTAAGGATTTGAACatatccttgaaaatagaccaGTGTTTGAGGAGGAACTCCGCTGTAAAACCATCCGGGCCCCGAGCTTTATTGCTGCCAAGTACCTTTAGAGCCTTAGATATTTCCTCCACCAAAAATTGAGCAACAAGAGTTACATTCTGAATTGAGGAGACACAAGGCCAATCGCTGTTAATAGGAATAAATCTGTCCTCCAGAATTCTTTTATAAAGTGTCTCAAAGAAAACTAACACAAGCCTTTCAATATTGCGGAATGAAAATGACACAACCCCTTTATCCTCTTTTAATTCTGTTATGAgattccttcttttctttgtatttaaaaatctgTGGAAGAAGCCCGTGTTCTCATCGTCCAAAGACAACCAATTAAGTTTGCTTTTCAGAATGTAGTTCCATTCTTCACTTTGGTAAATACCAAGCAATTCAGCTTGCAAAGCTGTTCTAGACccaaattcttcttcatttaGCCCAACCAATTCTGCCCCTGagtcatatttttctaattccaGTATTAgaactttttctctttcttttaccTTGGCTTGTGCTTCAATGTTCCAAGCTTTaactgccaatttaactgatctcaactgtTCTTGTAAAATAAATCCAGCCCAACCATAGAAGTTAGAATTATTAACTGTTTCAACTATAATCTGATTATATTTATTGGACAGCAACCAACTGtcacaaaatagaaaagaaggGGTCCCCAAAGAAAAGCTCCAGCCTCCAACAttaaaggaaagtgatccgagaaCATACGTGCTTTGCGTGACACCCTAGAGTTTTCTAAAAGATCGTCCCACTGCTGATTAATTAAGAATCTGTTCAATAGTGATCTGGAAGGAGAAAACCCTtctctagaccaagtgaacctGCCGTTTTGCAAAGGAATTTCCATGAGATTACCCGACTCAATGAACTTATTGAACAAAGACATACCACTAGTGCTCCTGCCAAAGGGAAATCTTTCATGTGCCCAtcgagtgatattaaaatctACACCAAGCCGCTGCCGCACAAGCATCTAAGGAAGACAATTCTgaccaaataaattttctttctctatatCCACAAGGGCCATAGGCATTTGTAATCCAACATACCTTTTTACACTAGGTAAGGCATTCGATAGACAGAGAgaactttcttttaataacTCCAGTAACCAAGATCTTGCTACAATCCCACATGGTAAGGATTCCCCCGGATGACCCAACAGATGCCACAAATTCCCAGTCAATATCCTTGGAGCTCCACGGTGATTTGATGAAAACTGAAttcaaactttctttcttagattcttgaatcataACCACATCTGGATTACTGTTTATGATTAACTTTTTGAGTGCCGCTCATTTAGAGAAATCATTTAAGCCCCTAGTGTTCCATGAGACAATCTTCATTATGGCTGAGAAAAGAATAGGGATGGCTGCACTTTCAAATTAGTCCAAAATAATTCCACATTCACTGACTATTGACATCAACTCTTTAGGCAAATCTGGGGGAAGATTATTTGGGAGAAAACACTCctcattaaataaaacatttaagtCTCTCCCTTCAATTTTTGAATCCAAGTTAGGGTCAACTTCACTAAGATCAACTGATTCTTCACTGCTAACACTGATAGGTGAGAAAATTTTGGGCTGATCTTTAGGATTTAAGTCAGCTTTGCATGAGGAGTCTTGCTGACAAGATGTCTTTGCAATGGAGGTGGAGGATTTTGAAGTGTTGAGACACTTTGAGGGAAAAGTGCTATTTATTGACTTCGAAAAACACTCGAGGACTTGGATTTTAGAGCTTTAAACTTCCAAAAGATCTGGATTATTGGCAGAAACTGAATGTTTGATGGTGTTATTCCGAAAAGAGTCCAAAAGGGGAATTTTAAGCTCGCAAACCCCATTTGATTCAGATTTTAGTGGGGCAGTCCACACATTTTTGAAGGAGGTTTGCTTGCGGATATAACTACaacaaaatatctatttaCTATATTCCAGGAATGAGAAACTACACATCAACCTCTTAAACATCAAAAGGAACTCGACAAACAAGTTGAAAGATGAGAAATCAATTAGAAGATccataaaatgattaaaaagatTAGATATAGATATACACAATCACAAGGTATTGATGCTCAAATGAGAGTCTTGATTCTCACCTCATATGCAGCACTTATCTCTTTGAACCTGTCTTCAGATCCAGGATCCTTGTTCACATCTGGATGGTACTGTtcgaataaaaataaaaggggggggggggggggggggggggggggggggaatCATTTGGAATATTGTGTAATCTATATtatcttattaattaaatgtagCATTTGAAATTTCACTTATCTTTCAAATCTCTAGTTTCTCATTACCCCTCCAACAGTGCAGTTCCATTCGATTTTTAACCCTCTAATTCGCTTTACTGGGGACCAAGAAGCCCCGTAAAAATCAAGAATATACTAATAgcagaaaacaaaacataaaataccTTACGAGCGAGTTTCTTATATGAGTTTTTTATATCCTGCAATGTTGCATTCCGGCTAACATTCAACGTCGAATAGTGATCAGTAGCGGCGGCCCTTGTAGCTCCTGCACCATAATTTACAAATGTTAAGCGACTTCTGGTTTGAGAATCCATTTTCCTTGGTGGACCAACCAAGCGGGAAAATCCGGAATAGTTTGAGCTGGAACCGAGGTAGAGAGAAGGTGGATTTGGAAAATGTAACACGTTTGGAATTGCAGATAGAGAAAGTAGTCGAAATTTAGGTGCTGGGTTAAGGTTCGCATTGCAGGGACTGCAAATACCATTGGGTGGCATCATTCTTGCTCGTGGCTGAGTGTAGGACTTCATGGAGGCGGGGAAATTCCCGGATATATAGTCAAAGAGGAAAAGGGCATTAGGGATGAATTTGGGTTCGACGGACGACAGATAGAGAAACTAAAATgggaaaaatgaattttgcaAAATTGAGGATTTTAAACCGTATATGAATTTCATTATATactttcaatatttgttattttttaaaataacttcctccaaaacatgttttttttttttaatttgttaaaaaatcaacttttgaaaaataggtAAATTATTGTAAcatgttgaaaatattataaatattttttcaaattttactgaTTTGTactaaactttatatatattacaatacaataaatgaatatttaatttctgGCCATAATTCACTATAAATCCTGATAATTGTAAATCGAGTTTCGTATTTTAATAGTTAAGAACATGTAAATACGAGGCAGTTAATTAACCAAAGACGAGGCAGTTAATTAACTTACATATAACTTGCAGctcaataaaataaactcaGCGAAGGAAGTAGAGAAGTTTGagtattataaatttgagCGAAGGAAGTAGAGAAGTTTgagtattataaattataatataaaaaatattgtgcgatctatttattaaaatttctccTTTTAAATTATGGATAAAATGATGTTGATATGCCACAAAGCAATTTGGTGTAATGAGTCGGCTTGGCCTAGTGGTCCCTttggagggaaaaaaaagtctGATTTGTTATTAGGTTTTCCTTGATTGCAATATAGGAGTAACATACTTCCTATTTAGGGATCTTTTGAGGGCtttcatgaatttaaatcataGCAACATTTTGAGAGATTCATGATCCACCTTATAAATATCATAGTCTCtcaattaaatgaaatggGGAGGGgtgtctatcaataatagtgTCTCAGATGGTATATGGAGGAGGCAATGGCATGTCTTTGACCAAACCGCAAAGCAAAGTGTTATCGGGGATGTTGTATTCGTCTCTGAGGGAGCGAGCAGGTGATTGAACACTAAAGTACATCTGTTGTCCCAAGTAACGATTTTCTGTCAGCTCAGACCTCAAGTTCCACATTCCAGCATTGTCTAACGTAAGAAGAATAGCTGCCCATGATTTAGGAAAAACTTGGATTGTATGTCTGCTCACAGCGTCTAGAAGATTGTAATTCTTTCGCTTCTCCGGAGACCATCTCCCAGGCTCAACGCTGCATGAAATATTGGATAAATAATTCATTAGTTGTGTGTAGAATGTATTAATTCATTAGTCATGTGTGGAATGTATATAATGTACATATGTACATTTATTTATGGACATTTATACTTACGCAACAGCAAAGAAGGAGTAGCCATCTAAGTGCCATGACTGGAGGCTCTTTTCCTGGTTCTCAAATACAATCTCTACAAAGTTGCGAAAAGTTGCATTCAAAACATTAGGAGCAACAGTCACAATGTTTGCGGTTTTTGACAATCCTTCATCAGAAATTGTATCATACTTGAAGACCTTATCAGCAACTTCGAAATATTCTGCAAGCTTCAATGGAGTTTCAGGATCGACATGAGAGACTCCATTGATGGCATATCTCAACTTACCATCAACGTTAGTGGCAGAATTGACTATCTTGATGGTGCGAGTAATGTTGATAGAACCATAGTGATACGAGCCTTGAGGATTGGGCCTAGCAGCACTGGCAGTGAGGTTCCAACGAAAGGTACGAAATTGATTGAGAGACCAAGCCCAACCCCTAGGTGCCTCAGGAATTTCAGGAGAAGCAGGGGCCTTTCCATTGGTGTATCGAATAATTCCTTTACCGACAAGAATGTTCTTAGTGAATCGAGTAGATGCAACCATGTAATAGTCTTTAGGGTCTTTGTCGGCTGTGACTAGCACGGAAAAACATTGTCCCACATGGACATCAAGTGATTGGTAAACATTTTGGACAGTATGGGAGCCTTCCATTTCCACCAACTTCATGGTGTGGCCTTGGATCCTAAAGTTAAGAGATGTCTTTAGTCCAACGTTGCATATTCGGTACTTGTAAGTCTTTTCAGGTTTCATGGTGAAGAGTGGCTCATCAGTTCCATCACCCTTCGCAATCCTTCCGTTAATTAGGACCCCATCAGGTCTAGCGATGGAGCGACCACTGTCCAAGAACTTCTTAAGAGTGGAATGGCTTTTGGTGTACCAGTCACCAATAAGCACAGTGTAATCATCTTCGGGATCAGCATAAGGAACGGGAATGAGTAAACGACTGTTCACTCGAAGGCCGCCAAAGGCTCCTACAGCTTTGTGCATGGCAGTTGATGGGTAGTAGAAGAAGCTTCCGATTTGATCCTTAACTTGGAAATGATAAGTAAAGTTTGTGCCTGGTGGGATTGGGCAATTGGTTCCAAGTAGTCCATCCTGCCACGAGTTCTTTCTATGTTGAATACCACTCCTGCAATCCCAATAAGccattaacaaataataaatatatttataattacatGCATGTAGatgtaaacttaattaatataattattataccAATGTAGAAGGAAGGGTTCATCGAGATTATTGAAAACATTGATGACTAGGTTATTGTTTGTCGTGGAGTTGATATTAGGTCCGGGGAATTGACCGTTGATGAGAATGCCTTGCTGTGGAACACCCAAGGGAGAGATGGTGCCATAAGTGACATTCCAcgtgaagaagaaataaggaTCTTCACCCCTAACGGTTTGCATTGCTGCAACTGAGAGCAGGCATAGCATCAAGGACAACGTCAACCTAGCCATATGTATCCCTCCCCCTTCTCTATGATCCTTTTTGCTAAGTCACTGCTCTTTTTCCTCGAGCAGGTTTTTACCCTCAAAATCTCCCCAATAATTGAACAAGATGGGTTGTTATCTGTTTCCCAATGGCCAACCCTTCCATTccttcatttatatatacGTTTATGGCCAACTTCTCCACCATTCAAACTGCTACTTTTTCTctaacttcatttttattccCTTTGCATATTCCCCTAAAAATAATGGCCACATCCCTCTCAAACTCCAACAAAATACTCAATTTAGATGGTTGATTCTCCATAATATACGAGTCCAAagaaagtttatattttactatactGGGTTTTGCCTTAAAATggcaaattattttattcttcaagGGGATAAGTTCTAGACGAGTGATTTATAACATTTGGTTTCTGGTagtgtattttataaatgtaacCTTTTCGTCCATGCCATTCTTGTTGATCAGTATACAATATTTGACAGAAGAATAAActccattttatttgttttttcttactaTAAGTTGGCTCTGAGTTCTGATTGCATTGGCagatgacatttttttaaaaaaataaaataatggatgagaaaaatgaagaagaagaagaagaaaaataaagaaacgtAGTAGCAAAATCCACTACTCTCGCATTTTGGAAAATCTGAACTCTACACATTTATtctaaagtttcaaattttgaaaagtccAAATTCTGTAAAACGAATAACAACCATTTGTAGAatccaaaaacataaatttgaaaagaatggattcaataaaaccatttttttattgtatgttTCAATGTTTGCTTACTAAAAGAAACAACTGTTTTGTATCTTGCCCTCCCATCTACCTAAGCATTAATTTCTAGTTTCCTTAACACATATCCTTGACACCCATATGTGTGACATTCGTAGAGGTGTCTTCCGTGAGATTAGTGGATGTATGTTTGGCTTAAACACTCACgaatattaagaaaaagaaaacttaagtTATGTAATGTTTGTTCCCTTTAGATT
This genomic interval carries:
- the LOC101211152 gene encoding L-ascorbate oxidase homolog, with amino-acid sequence MARLTLSLMLCLLSVAAMQTVRGEDPYFFFTWNVTYGTISPLGVPQQGILINGQFPGPNINSTTNNNLVINVFNNLDEPFLLHWSGIQHRKNSWQDGLLGTNCPIPPGTNFTYHFQVKDQIGSFFYYPSTAMHKAVGAFGGLRVNSRLLIPVPYADPEDDYTVLIGDWYTKSHSTLKKFLDSGRSIARPDGVLINGRIAKGDGTDEPLFTMKPEKTYKYRICNVGLKTSLNFRIQGHTMKLVEMEGSHTVQNVYQSLDVHVGQCFSVLVTADKDPKDYYMVASTRFTKNILVGKGIIRYTNGKAPASPEIPEAPRGWAWSLNQFRTFRWNLTASAARPNPQGSYHYGSINITRTIKIVNSATNVDGKLRYAINGVSHVDPETPLKLAEYFEVADKVFKYDTISDEGLSKTANIVTVAPNVLNATFRNFVEIVFENQEKSLQSWHLDGYSFFAVAVEPGRWSPEKRKNYNLLDAVSRHTIQVFPKSWAAILLTLDNAGMWNLRSELTENRYLGQQMYFSVQSPARSLRDEYNIPDNTLLCGLVKDMPLPPPYTI